Proteins from a genomic interval of Hippocampus zosterae strain Florida chromosome 14, ASM2543408v3, whole genome shotgun sequence:
- the LOC127614289 gene encoding DNA (cytosine-5)-methyltransferase 3A-like isoform X1, whose translation MPSNAVVATFKSSDSTGSRMDDDGTTTDAEPATDEARTLNVADKPARKRAHLTAESGSFQDGVRGHPGALTAHYNGDASARPRGGTSDARVPEPDGREAENGILRELSSSFSATTSSSSSSCSSSSSSSSCWPNDGVQHPSSGERDERTAPHKKRGRRKLERPTKYVEHTEEDDSEELKSEGDRGRLRGGVGGEISLRQRPVPRITFQAGDPYYISKRTREEWLAKWKMEAEKKAKLMSAMNTITDPDSSKEPEISPGQRLPTSKAPPQPLRQPPQQRPPPAPQPAPQRPPQSQPAQSQPSLPQQQAPQQQQPTDPASPTVATTPEPVAIAGGDKTSPKAADTEPEYEDDRGFGIGDLVWGKLRGFSWWPGRIVSWWMTGRSRAAEGTRWVMWFGDGKFSVVCVEKLLPLSSFNNAFHQPTYNKQPMYKKAIYEVLQVASGRAGKAFALRPASDHSDTSKSVELLNKEMIQWATAGFQPTGPKGLEPPEEERNPYKEVYPEMWVEPEAASYTPPPPAPPPAKKPRKSTQEKPRVKDIIDEGTRERLIYEVRQKCRSIEDICISCGSLNVSLEHPLFAGGMCQGCKNCFLECAYQYDDDGYQSYCTICCGGREVLMCGNNNCCRCFCVECVDLLVGQGAAHAAIKEDPWNCYMCAPKGAYGLLERRPDWTCRLQHFFANNHDQDFQPAKLYPPIGVEKRKPIRVLSLFDGIATGLLVLRELGIRVERYVASEVCEDSVTVGLVRHQGRIMYVGDVRNVTRKHIQEWGPFDLVIGGSPCNDLSIVNPARKGLYEGTGRLFFEFYRLLHEARPRAGEERPFFWLFENVVAMGVSDKRDISRFLECNPVMIDAKEVSAAHRARYFWGNLPGMNRSVGEWPLTAMRNDKLDLQDCLEHGRTAKFDKVRTITTRSNSIKQGKDQHFPVFMNEKEDILWCTEMERIFGFPVHYTDVSNMSRLARQRLLGRSWSVPVIRHLFAPLKDYFACV comes from the exons ATGCCCTCCAATGCCGTTGTGGCTACATTCAAAAGCTCTGACTCGACGGGAAGCAGGATG GATGACGACGGCACAACGACGGACGCCGAGCCCGCGACGGACGAGGCTCGCACCCTGAACGTCGCCGACAAGCCGGCGCGGAAACGCGCACATCTCACA GCGGAAAGCGGCTCCTTCCAAGATGGCGTCCGCGGCCACCCAGGTGCTCTGACGGCCCACTACAACGGCGACGCGAGCGCCCGCCCGCGAGGCGGGACGTCGGACGCCCGCGTCCCCGAGCCAGACGGGAGGGAAGCGGAGAACGGGATCCTCAGGGAgctttcctcctccttctccgccaccacctcctcctcctcctcctcctgctcttcctcctcttcttcttcctcctgctgGCCAAACGACGGCGTCCAGCATCCGAGTTCCGGCGAGAGGGACGAGCGCACGGCGCCGCACAAGAAGCGAGGGAGGCGGAAACTGGAGAGACCCACCAAAT ATGTGGAGCACACGGAGGAAGATGACAGCGAAGAGCTTAAGAGCGAG ggagatCGCGGGAGGCTGCGAGGGGGAGTTGGCGGGGAGATCAGCCTTCGTCAGAGGCCCGTGCCCAGAATAACCTTCCAGGCCGGAGACCCTTATTACATTAGCAAGCGGACCCGAGAGGAATGGCTGGCCAAGTGGAAGATGGAG GCAGAGAAAAAGGCCAAACTGATGTCAGCTATGAACACAATAACGGATCCGGACTCGAGCAAGGAACCTGAGATTTCGCCCGGCCAGCGTCTGCCGACTTCCAAAGCGCCTCCGCAGCCGCTACGTCAGCCTCCGCAGCAACGGCCGCCTCCAGCGCCTCAGCCTGCGCCTCAGCGCCCGCCGCAATCTCAGCCGGCGCAATCGCAACCGTCTCTGCCGCAACAGCAAGCGCCTCAACAGCAGCAGCCTACCGATCCGGCCTCACCTACTGTGGCCACCACCCCTGAGCCCGTCGCCATTGCAGGTGGAGACAAGACCTCCCCCAAGGCTGCAGACACCGAACCCGAGTATGAG GACGATCGCGGTTTTGGCATCGGCGACCTGGTCTGGGGGAAGCTGCGAGGCTTCTCATGGTGGCCGGGACGAATTGTGTCCTGGTGGATGACGGGACGGAGCAGAGCCGCAGAGGGGACCAGATGGGTCATGTGGTTCGGAGACGGCAAATTCTCAGTG GTTTGTGTTGAGAAACTCTTGCCCTTAAGTTCCTTTAACAATGCCTTTCACCAGCCAACTTATAACAAGCAACCCATGTACAAAAAAGCAATCTACGAGGTGCTACAG GTGGCCAGCGGACGGGCAGGCAAAGCCTTCGCGCTCCGTCCGGCCAGCGACCACAGCGATACTTCCAAATCTGTGGAACTTCTAAACAAGGAGATGATCCAATGGGCTACGGCCGGATTTCAGCCGACCGGTCCCAAAGGCTTGGAGCCGCCGGAGG AGGAGCGCAACCCGTACAAGGAGGTCTACCCGGAGATGTGGGTGGAACCGGAAGCCGCCTCctacacgccgccgccgccggcgccgccgcccgcTAAGAAGCCTCGAAAGAGCACCCAAGAGAAACCCAGGGTCAAAGACATCATCGACGAAGGAACACGAG AGCGACTCATCTACGAAGTCAGACAAAAGTGCCGCAGTATCGAAG ACATCTGCATCTCCTGCGGGAGTCTGAATGTTAGCCTGGAACACCCGCTCTTTGCGGGAGGAATGTGCCAGGGATGCAAG AACTGCTTCCTGGAATGCGCCTATCAGTACGACGACGACGGGTATCAGTCGTACTGCACCATCTGCTGCGGCGGACGGGAAGTGCTCATGTGCGGGAACAACAATTGCTGCCG gTGCTTCTGTGTGGAGTGTGTGGACCTCCTGGTGGGCCAGGGCGCCGCCCACGCCGCCATTAAGGAGGACCCGTGGAACTGCTACATGTGCGCTCCCAAGGGGGCGTACGGCCTTCTGGAACGTCGCCCCGACTGGACGTGCCGCCTGCAGCATTTCTTCGCCAACAACCACGACCAGGATTTT CAACCGGCAAAGCTTTACCCGCCCATCGGGGTTGAGAAGAGGAAGCCAATCAGAGTCCTGTCGCTCTTCGACGGGATAGCAACGG GGCTGCTGGTGCTGCGCGAGCTGGGCATCCGGGTGGAGCGCTACGTGGCCTCGGAGGTGTGCGAGGACTCCGTCACGGTGGGGCTCGTCCGGCATCAGGGCCGCATCATGTACGTGGGCGACGTCAGGAACGTCACGCGCAAGCAC ATCCAAGAGTGGGGTCCGTTTGATCTGGTCATAGGCGGAAGTCCATGCAACGACCTCTCCATCGTCAACCCGGCGAGGAAAGGCCTTTACG AGGGCACGGGCCGCCTGTTCTTCGAGTTCTACAGGCTGCTGCACGAGGCTCGGCCCAGGGCGGGGGAGGAGCGGCCTTTCTTTTGGCTCTTCGAAAACGTGGTGGCCATGGGCGTCAGCGACAAGAGGGACATTTCTCGATTTCTGGAG TGCAACCCGGTGATGATCGACGCCAAGGAAGTGTCGGCCGCCCACCGCGCTCGCTACTTCTGGGGTAACCTTCCTGGCATGAACAGGTCGGTGGGTGAATG GCCTCTGACGGCCATGCGCAATGACAAGTTGGACCTGCAGGACTGCTTAGAACACGGCAGAACCGCCAAG TTTGACAAGGTGCGGACCATCACCACCCGGTCCAACTCCATCAAGCAGGGCAAGGACCAGCACTTCCCCGTCTTTATGAACGAGAAGGAGGACATACTGTGGTGCACCGAGATGGAGAG AATCTTTGGCTTCCCAGTCCACTACACGGACGTGTCCAACATGAGCCGACTGGCCCGGCAGCGTCTGCTGGGACGATCGTGGAGCGTTCCCGTCATCCGCCATCTTTTTGCACCACTCAAAGATTACTTTGCCTGCGTTTGA
- the LOC127614289 gene encoding DNA (cytosine-5)-methyltransferase 3A-like isoform X2 → MPSNAVVATFKSSDSTGSRMDDDGTTTDAEPATDEARTLNVADKPARKRAHLTAESGSFQDGVRGHPGALTAHYNGDASARPRGGTSDARVPEPDGREAENGILRELSSSFSATTSSSSSSCSSSSSSSSCWPNDGVQHPSSGERDERTAPHKKRGRRKLERPTKYVEHTEEDDSEELKSEGDRGRLRGGVGGEISLRQRPVPRITFQAGDPYYISKRTREEWLAKWKMEAEKKAKLMSAMNTITDPDSSKEPEISPGQRLPTSKAPPQPLRQPPQQRPPPAPQPAPQRPPQSQPAQSQPSLPQQQAPQQQQPTDPASPTVATTPEPVAIAGGDKTSPKAADTEPEYEDDRGFGIGDLVWGKLRGFSWWPGRIVSWWMTGRSRAAEGTRWVMWFGDGKFSVVCVEKLLPLSSFNNAFHQPTYNKQPMYKKAIYEVLQVASGRAGKAFALRPASDHSDTSKSVELLNKEMIQWATAGFQPTGPKGLEPPEEERNPYKEVYPEMWVEPEAASYTPPPPAPPPAKKPRKSTQEKPRVKDIIDEGTRERLIYEVRQKCRSIEDICISCGSLNVSLEHPLFAGGMCQGCKNCFLECAYQYDDDGYQSYCTICCGGREVLMCGNNNCCRCFCVECVDLLVGQGAAHAAIKEDPWNCYMCAPKGAYGLLERRPDWTCRLQHFFANNHDQDFQPAKLYPPIGVEKRKPIRVLSLFDGIATGLLVLRELGIRVERYVASEVCEDSVTVGLVRHQGRIMYVGDVRNVTRKHIQEWGPFDLVIGGSPCNDLSIVNPARKGLYEGTGRLFFEFYRLLHEARPRAGEERPFFWLFENVVAMGVSDKRDISRFLECNPVMIDAKEVSAAHRARYFWGNLPGMNRPLTAMRNDKLDLQDCLEHGRTAKFDKVRTITTRSNSIKQGKDQHFPVFMNEKEDILWCTEMERIFGFPVHYTDVSNMSRLARQRLLGRSWSVPVIRHLFAPLKDYFACV, encoded by the exons ATGCCCTCCAATGCCGTTGTGGCTACATTCAAAAGCTCTGACTCGACGGGAAGCAGGATG GATGACGACGGCACAACGACGGACGCCGAGCCCGCGACGGACGAGGCTCGCACCCTGAACGTCGCCGACAAGCCGGCGCGGAAACGCGCACATCTCACA GCGGAAAGCGGCTCCTTCCAAGATGGCGTCCGCGGCCACCCAGGTGCTCTGACGGCCCACTACAACGGCGACGCGAGCGCCCGCCCGCGAGGCGGGACGTCGGACGCCCGCGTCCCCGAGCCAGACGGGAGGGAAGCGGAGAACGGGATCCTCAGGGAgctttcctcctccttctccgccaccacctcctcctcctcctcctcctgctcttcctcctcttcttcttcctcctgctgGCCAAACGACGGCGTCCAGCATCCGAGTTCCGGCGAGAGGGACGAGCGCACGGCGCCGCACAAGAAGCGAGGGAGGCGGAAACTGGAGAGACCCACCAAAT ATGTGGAGCACACGGAGGAAGATGACAGCGAAGAGCTTAAGAGCGAG ggagatCGCGGGAGGCTGCGAGGGGGAGTTGGCGGGGAGATCAGCCTTCGTCAGAGGCCCGTGCCCAGAATAACCTTCCAGGCCGGAGACCCTTATTACATTAGCAAGCGGACCCGAGAGGAATGGCTGGCCAAGTGGAAGATGGAG GCAGAGAAAAAGGCCAAACTGATGTCAGCTATGAACACAATAACGGATCCGGACTCGAGCAAGGAACCTGAGATTTCGCCCGGCCAGCGTCTGCCGACTTCCAAAGCGCCTCCGCAGCCGCTACGTCAGCCTCCGCAGCAACGGCCGCCTCCAGCGCCTCAGCCTGCGCCTCAGCGCCCGCCGCAATCTCAGCCGGCGCAATCGCAACCGTCTCTGCCGCAACAGCAAGCGCCTCAACAGCAGCAGCCTACCGATCCGGCCTCACCTACTGTGGCCACCACCCCTGAGCCCGTCGCCATTGCAGGTGGAGACAAGACCTCCCCCAAGGCTGCAGACACCGAACCCGAGTATGAG GACGATCGCGGTTTTGGCATCGGCGACCTGGTCTGGGGGAAGCTGCGAGGCTTCTCATGGTGGCCGGGACGAATTGTGTCCTGGTGGATGACGGGACGGAGCAGAGCCGCAGAGGGGACCAGATGGGTCATGTGGTTCGGAGACGGCAAATTCTCAGTG GTTTGTGTTGAGAAACTCTTGCCCTTAAGTTCCTTTAACAATGCCTTTCACCAGCCAACTTATAACAAGCAACCCATGTACAAAAAAGCAATCTACGAGGTGCTACAG GTGGCCAGCGGACGGGCAGGCAAAGCCTTCGCGCTCCGTCCGGCCAGCGACCACAGCGATACTTCCAAATCTGTGGAACTTCTAAACAAGGAGATGATCCAATGGGCTACGGCCGGATTTCAGCCGACCGGTCCCAAAGGCTTGGAGCCGCCGGAGG AGGAGCGCAACCCGTACAAGGAGGTCTACCCGGAGATGTGGGTGGAACCGGAAGCCGCCTCctacacgccgccgccgccggcgccgccgcccgcTAAGAAGCCTCGAAAGAGCACCCAAGAGAAACCCAGGGTCAAAGACATCATCGACGAAGGAACACGAG AGCGACTCATCTACGAAGTCAGACAAAAGTGCCGCAGTATCGAAG ACATCTGCATCTCCTGCGGGAGTCTGAATGTTAGCCTGGAACACCCGCTCTTTGCGGGAGGAATGTGCCAGGGATGCAAG AACTGCTTCCTGGAATGCGCCTATCAGTACGACGACGACGGGTATCAGTCGTACTGCACCATCTGCTGCGGCGGACGGGAAGTGCTCATGTGCGGGAACAACAATTGCTGCCG gTGCTTCTGTGTGGAGTGTGTGGACCTCCTGGTGGGCCAGGGCGCCGCCCACGCCGCCATTAAGGAGGACCCGTGGAACTGCTACATGTGCGCTCCCAAGGGGGCGTACGGCCTTCTGGAACGTCGCCCCGACTGGACGTGCCGCCTGCAGCATTTCTTCGCCAACAACCACGACCAGGATTTT CAACCGGCAAAGCTTTACCCGCCCATCGGGGTTGAGAAGAGGAAGCCAATCAGAGTCCTGTCGCTCTTCGACGGGATAGCAACGG GGCTGCTGGTGCTGCGCGAGCTGGGCATCCGGGTGGAGCGCTACGTGGCCTCGGAGGTGTGCGAGGACTCCGTCACGGTGGGGCTCGTCCGGCATCAGGGCCGCATCATGTACGTGGGCGACGTCAGGAACGTCACGCGCAAGCAC ATCCAAGAGTGGGGTCCGTTTGATCTGGTCATAGGCGGAAGTCCATGCAACGACCTCTCCATCGTCAACCCGGCGAGGAAAGGCCTTTACG AGGGCACGGGCCGCCTGTTCTTCGAGTTCTACAGGCTGCTGCACGAGGCTCGGCCCAGGGCGGGGGAGGAGCGGCCTTTCTTTTGGCTCTTCGAAAACGTGGTGGCCATGGGCGTCAGCGACAAGAGGGACATTTCTCGATTTCTGGAG TGCAACCCGGTGATGATCGACGCCAAGGAAGTGTCGGCCGCCCACCGCGCTCGCTACTTCTGGGGTAACCTTCCTGGCATGAACAG GCCTCTGACGGCCATGCGCAATGACAAGTTGGACCTGCAGGACTGCTTAGAACACGGCAGAACCGCCAAG TTTGACAAGGTGCGGACCATCACCACCCGGTCCAACTCCATCAAGCAGGGCAAGGACCAGCACTTCCCCGTCTTTATGAACGAGAAGGAGGACATACTGTGGTGCACCGAGATGGAGAG AATCTTTGGCTTCCCAGTCCACTACACGGACGTGTCCAACATGAGCCGACTGGCCCGGCAGCGTCTGCTGGGACGATCGTGGAGCGTTCCCGTCATCCGCCATCTTTTTGCACCACTCAAAGATTACTTTGCCTGCGTTTGA
- the LOC127614289 gene encoding DNA (cytosine-5)-methyltransferase 3A-like isoform X3, whose amino-acid sequence MPSNAVVATFKSSDSTGSRMDDDGTTTDAEPATDEARTLNVADKPARKRAHLTAESGSFQDGVRGHPGALTAHYNGDASARPRGGTSDARVPEPDGREAENGILRELSSSFSATTSSSSSSCSSSSSSSSCWPNDGVQHPSSGERDERTAPHKKRGRRKLERPTKYVEHTEEDDSEELKSEAEKKAKLMSAMNTITDPDSSKEPEISPGQRLPTSKAPPQPLRQPPQQRPPPAPQPAPQRPPQSQPAQSQPSLPQQQAPQQQQPTDPASPTVATTPEPVAIAGGDKTSPKAADTEPEYEDDRGFGIGDLVWGKLRGFSWWPGRIVSWWMTGRSRAAEGTRWVMWFGDGKFSVVCVEKLLPLSSFNNAFHQPTYNKQPMYKKAIYEVLQVASGRAGKAFALRPASDHSDTSKSVELLNKEMIQWATAGFQPTGPKGLEPPEEERNPYKEVYPEMWVEPEAASYTPPPPAPPPAKKPRKSTQEKPRVKDIIDEGTRERLIYEVRQKCRSIEDICISCGSLNVSLEHPLFAGGMCQGCKNCFLECAYQYDDDGYQSYCTICCGGREVLMCGNNNCCRCFCVECVDLLVGQGAAHAAIKEDPWNCYMCAPKGAYGLLERRPDWTCRLQHFFANNHDQDFQPAKLYPPIGVEKRKPIRVLSLFDGIATGLLVLRELGIRVERYVASEVCEDSVTVGLVRHQGRIMYVGDVRNVTRKHIQEWGPFDLVIGGSPCNDLSIVNPARKGLYEGTGRLFFEFYRLLHEARPRAGEERPFFWLFENVVAMGVSDKRDISRFLECNPVMIDAKEVSAAHRARYFWGNLPGMNRSVGEWPLTAMRNDKLDLQDCLEHGRTAKFDKVRTITTRSNSIKQGKDQHFPVFMNEKEDILWCTEMERIFGFPVHYTDVSNMSRLARQRLLGRSWSVPVIRHLFAPLKDYFACV is encoded by the exons ATGCCCTCCAATGCCGTTGTGGCTACATTCAAAAGCTCTGACTCGACGGGAAGCAGGATG GATGACGACGGCACAACGACGGACGCCGAGCCCGCGACGGACGAGGCTCGCACCCTGAACGTCGCCGACAAGCCGGCGCGGAAACGCGCACATCTCACA GCGGAAAGCGGCTCCTTCCAAGATGGCGTCCGCGGCCACCCAGGTGCTCTGACGGCCCACTACAACGGCGACGCGAGCGCCCGCCCGCGAGGCGGGACGTCGGACGCCCGCGTCCCCGAGCCAGACGGGAGGGAAGCGGAGAACGGGATCCTCAGGGAgctttcctcctccttctccgccaccacctcctcctcctcctcctcctgctcttcctcctcttcttcttcctcctgctgGCCAAACGACGGCGTCCAGCATCCGAGTTCCGGCGAGAGGGACGAGCGCACGGCGCCGCACAAGAAGCGAGGGAGGCGGAAACTGGAGAGACCCACCAAAT ATGTGGAGCACACGGAGGAAGATGACAGCGAAGAGCTTAAGAGCGAG GCAGAGAAAAAGGCCAAACTGATGTCAGCTATGAACACAATAACGGATCCGGACTCGAGCAAGGAACCTGAGATTTCGCCCGGCCAGCGTCTGCCGACTTCCAAAGCGCCTCCGCAGCCGCTACGTCAGCCTCCGCAGCAACGGCCGCCTCCAGCGCCTCAGCCTGCGCCTCAGCGCCCGCCGCAATCTCAGCCGGCGCAATCGCAACCGTCTCTGCCGCAACAGCAAGCGCCTCAACAGCAGCAGCCTACCGATCCGGCCTCACCTACTGTGGCCACCACCCCTGAGCCCGTCGCCATTGCAGGTGGAGACAAGACCTCCCCCAAGGCTGCAGACACCGAACCCGAGTATGAG GACGATCGCGGTTTTGGCATCGGCGACCTGGTCTGGGGGAAGCTGCGAGGCTTCTCATGGTGGCCGGGACGAATTGTGTCCTGGTGGATGACGGGACGGAGCAGAGCCGCAGAGGGGACCAGATGGGTCATGTGGTTCGGAGACGGCAAATTCTCAGTG GTTTGTGTTGAGAAACTCTTGCCCTTAAGTTCCTTTAACAATGCCTTTCACCAGCCAACTTATAACAAGCAACCCATGTACAAAAAAGCAATCTACGAGGTGCTACAG GTGGCCAGCGGACGGGCAGGCAAAGCCTTCGCGCTCCGTCCGGCCAGCGACCACAGCGATACTTCCAAATCTGTGGAACTTCTAAACAAGGAGATGATCCAATGGGCTACGGCCGGATTTCAGCCGACCGGTCCCAAAGGCTTGGAGCCGCCGGAGG AGGAGCGCAACCCGTACAAGGAGGTCTACCCGGAGATGTGGGTGGAACCGGAAGCCGCCTCctacacgccgccgccgccggcgccgccgcccgcTAAGAAGCCTCGAAAGAGCACCCAAGAGAAACCCAGGGTCAAAGACATCATCGACGAAGGAACACGAG AGCGACTCATCTACGAAGTCAGACAAAAGTGCCGCAGTATCGAAG ACATCTGCATCTCCTGCGGGAGTCTGAATGTTAGCCTGGAACACCCGCTCTTTGCGGGAGGAATGTGCCAGGGATGCAAG AACTGCTTCCTGGAATGCGCCTATCAGTACGACGACGACGGGTATCAGTCGTACTGCACCATCTGCTGCGGCGGACGGGAAGTGCTCATGTGCGGGAACAACAATTGCTGCCG gTGCTTCTGTGTGGAGTGTGTGGACCTCCTGGTGGGCCAGGGCGCCGCCCACGCCGCCATTAAGGAGGACCCGTGGAACTGCTACATGTGCGCTCCCAAGGGGGCGTACGGCCTTCTGGAACGTCGCCCCGACTGGACGTGCCGCCTGCAGCATTTCTTCGCCAACAACCACGACCAGGATTTT CAACCGGCAAAGCTTTACCCGCCCATCGGGGTTGAGAAGAGGAAGCCAATCAGAGTCCTGTCGCTCTTCGACGGGATAGCAACGG GGCTGCTGGTGCTGCGCGAGCTGGGCATCCGGGTGGAGCGCTACGTGGCCTCGGAGGTGTGCGAGGACTCCGTCACGGTGGGGCTCGTCCGGCATCAGGGCCGCATCATGTACGTGGGCGACGTCAGGAACGTCACGCGCAAGCAC ATCCAAGAGTGGGGTCCGTTTGATCTGGTCATAGGCGGAAGTCCATGCAACGACCTCTCCATCGTCAACCCGGCGAGGAAAGGCCTTTACG AGGGCACGGGCCGCCTGTTCTTCGAGTTCTACAGGCTGCTGCACGAGGCTCGGCCCAGGGCGGGGGAGGAGCGGCCTTTCTTTTGGCTCTTCGAAAACGTGGTGGCCATGGGCGTCAGCGACAAGAGGGACATTTCTCGATTTCTGGAG TGCAACCCGGTGATGATCGACGCCAAGGAAGTGTCGGCCGCCCACCGCGCTCGCTACTTCTGGGGTAACCTTCCTGGCATGAACAGGTCGGTGGGTGAATG GCCTCTGACGGCCATGCGCAATGACAAGTTGGACCTGCAGGACTGCTTAGAACACGGCAGAACCGCCAAG TTTGACAAGGTGCGGACCATCACCACCCGGTCCAACTCCATCAAGCAGGGCAAGGACCAGCACTTCCCCGTCTTTATGAACGAGAAGGAGGACATACTGTGGTGCACCGAGATGGAGAG AATCTTTGGCTTCCCAGTCCACTACACGGACGTGTCCAACATGAGCCGACTGGCCCGGCAGCGTCTGCTGGGACGATCGTGGAGCGTTCCCGTCATCCGCCATCTTTTTGCACCACTCAAAGATTACTTTGCCTGCGTTTGA